The genomic window AGAAAAGCGGCAGCGCTGCAATACGCGGCGCTGCCGGCAAAGAGACGGAACACTTGCACTGCAGCAGACCTATTCGGTGATGTGAATATCGTCGTCCTTATTGATCCTGCCTGACAGGAATAACCCGCCAAGGCCTATCGTAATGAGGCCGCAGATGATCGCAACCACCAGCCAGATCCTCTGATCATTGCTGCCCGTATATCTTACGAACGAAAAGATCGCAACAACAGCGGACACCAGTGCGAGTACGGCATAAAGCATATCCTTCACAAAAACCACCTCCGATCATGAAAAAGGAAATCGACGGTTCGCGCCGCAGCTGTTTCGCCAAAGCCGGCGCTCCTGACACGTCCGAAATTGCCAAATAACTCAACTGTACAAAAAGTACCCTTATATTAACCTTACCTTCACTCTGAAAGCAAGCAAGAGTTAGACGCGGGCGAGGCAAGCTTTGGCGATGCGCTCATGTCCCTGCAGATCGCGAATGAACACAACGTCATTCCATCTGCCGCCCGCGAACATTGCTTCAACAGCGCGAGCCTGCGAAAAGCCGATCTCTATAAGAATTACGCCGCCCGCAGTGAGATGTTCCGGAGATGATCCGATAAGCCGCCGGATGATCGACGATCCGTCGGCATCGTCTGTAAGCGCGATGTACGGTTCGTGTTCGCGAACTTCGGGCTGGAGTGTTGAAACCTCGCCGGCGCCGATATACGGCGGGTTTGAGAGTACGGCATCAAAACGCCGTTCGCCGACCGCAGAAAAAACGTCGGATACGATGACCTCAAGGCGACCCAAAACGCCGGCTCGGCGTGCATTCTCAGCCGTCATTGCGGCTGCCGCAGGCGAGATATCTGCCGCAACGGCTCTCGCGTCAGGTACATTCTTAAGCACCGCGACGCTGATACATCCCGAACCGGAGCCGATCTCACAAAAGGCCGGCTGTTCGACCTTCTTCAAATGCTTGATAGCTTCTTCGACAAGCAATTCGGTCTCGGGCCTAGGTATCAGCACATCGGGCGAGACAAGGAGCTCGATCCCGTAAAACTCCTGAACACCGGTAATGTATTGCAGCGGCTCGCGCGTGCAGCGGCGTAAGATCGCGGCGGTATATGCCTTATGCTCACTGTCCGTGAGTTCGTATTCGGGATGTGCGACAAGGAACGTTCGGTCGCGGCCGGTGATAAATGCGAGCAGCACGGCAGCATCAAGCCGTGCATTCTCGATCTCGGCGGCTCGGAGCTTGGCCTCGGCGGCGGTTAGTTCAGCGGCGATGTTCATCACACGCCGTCGCCTCGGAACATCGCGGGCAATGTCAGTACAATGATCCGCAGGTCGAGCATCAGCGACCAATTCTCGATGTAATAGATATCGGCACGCACCATCTCATCGAACGTAAGTTTATTGCGCCCCGAAACCTGCCAAAGCCCCGTCATGCCGGGCTTCATATCGAGGCGTTTTCGATGCCAAAGCTCGTAACGCTCGACCTCATACGGAATAGGCGGACGCGGCCCGACGATGCTCATTTCACCGCGCAGCACATTGAGCAGCTGCGGCAGTTCGTCGAGGCTTACGCGTCTGAGGAATGTACCGACGCGTGTGATGCGCGGGTCATCCTTTACTTTGCCGAAGATCGGATGGTCCTCGTCGCCTGCATTCGCCGCCGCTTGCCCCTCGATATTCTTCTCATAAGCCTCGCGATGCACGGCCTCATCCGCATCGGCGTTCATTGTGCGGAATTTGAAGCAGAGGAACTTCCGCCCGTCCATTCCGACACGCTCCTGCCGAAAGAAAACGGGGCCTTTCGAATCCGCCTTGATGGCGATCGCTGCCGCAAGCCAGAACGGAGCGGTAACAACGGCCGCGACCGCCGCAATAGCTATATCCGAAACTCTTTTGATGAACCGCTGAGTATCCGAGAGCGGCTCGCGAAAGAGCCTCACCATCGGCAGAACTCCGATCTGATCGACGCTGGTCTTTTGCGGCAATAGATCGAGTATGCCGGGCGCAAACCGGAACTCGACCTTTTGCCGGCGGCCTACACTCATCATTACGTCAAAGAGCCGCGCGCTTTCGATATTGTTGTCGGTGATTATCACCTCTTGGATGCCGTGTTCGCGTATGACGCCGGCAAGCCCGTCAAGCGATCCGAGCACGGGAACGCCAAGGTCTGCATGCTCGCCTTCGCTTGATGCGACAGCGCCGAATATGCGATAGCCGAGATGCCTTTGCTGTTCGAGTTCGAGTATGGTCTTTTCCGCTTCGGCATTGGTACCGACGACGATCGTCGGTATCAAATTGATGCCGCGCTTGCGAAAACGCACCTGCGCGGCCCGCAGCATCCAGTGAAATGCCGTAAGGCCGACGAGCAGGAAAGCAAAATCGATCAGAAATACGCTTCGTGAGTATGAGAATTGCTGGTACTCGAAAAATCCTCTGAATAGGAACGCCCACGCAACCGTCAAAAGCGATGAGAAGACCACGGCGTAAAAGACCTTGCCCGCCTCGTGCGTGAATGAGAACGCACCGAAAAATCGATACGCACGCTGATAGACAAGCATCACGACGGTCGCCACCACCGAGAAAGCGGCAACTCCGGCGTAAGGAGCGAACGCCTTTGACCAGCCGCCGCCGGCAAAGATCGCCTCGCCGTGCCTTACGCGGAATGCAAGTATGAATGCAGCAGCGGTAATTGCCGCATCTGCGCAAAAGATCGCCGCCGTTACCGCAGGCATCACCCAACGCGGCATAAGCCTTACGTCCGAGCGTATCTCGGCGGGCGTCAGCTCTTGTTTTGCGGCTATCACTCTCACACTTCCAAATTGCCGCCGACCCTACCGGCAAGCAGGGCCAAAGGGCGGCGACTTCGATAAGTTAACATTAAAATACGGATCAGCGTAAAAAATTTCGGCAAAGCGCTTCTTCAATACGCCGAGATCGCTGTGCCCGACAGTCCTGCCTGCGGCCTTTACGACCGCGAACGGCGTCGCGACATTATTACATCCCGCAAGCATCGCCCGGAACGAAAGATCGACGTCGGGCCGCTGTTCATCGCTCATTCCGGCGTCAAAGCCGCCAAGCCTCTCGAAAAGCCCGCGGCGGACCGTCATCGCCTCGATGGAGACGGCCGAGACGTTGCGGACAACATTCTTTTCAAGAAAGCCGCTCAGCCGCAAATTTTCACCCGCAAATTGTGAACCGATACCGTCATTCAGCCCTGCGGTCAGGCCGATCTCGACGATTGTTCCGCTTCCTTCGACAAGCAAAGGGCCGACAACGCCGACATTCGGCATCAGCGCCTGCGCCGCAAGCTCTTCGACAGCGTCGAGCGTCAACGCGGAAATGTTTTGCGGCACAAAGCAAAGCACATCGCCCGCCGCTTTCGCCGCTGCGGCCTGCAGAGCCGCAAAAATACGCTGCGGCGGATCGGCCTCGATCACCTCGAGCACATCGCCTTTAACGGCCGCAGCACTTTCACGATCGAAACAGATGACCGAGACATGGGCGGCGACATTCGATCCCGCACGCATCCGATGAAGTTCGCCGATGCCGCGGATCGCCCGCACATCGGAACCGATGCGTTCGAAATGTTCATCGAGTGCCGCGCGTGCACGCTCGTGCGCATAGCCCTTTTGCGACGGCGCCAACGCAACAGACCCCTCGACCGAGCGCCAATGGTAAAGCACTTTCGGTATGTGTACGACGTCACTTCGCGAAAGCCCCTCGCTCGCCCGCAGCAGCAGATCGTAGTCCTGACTGCCGTCAAATTCGCTCCGGAACTTTAGATGCTTGATAAGCGCCGTGCGATATACCGTGAGGTGATTCACATAATTCACGCAATGCAGCAGATCGGGGCTCCAATTCGGTTTGAAATACGGCGAATAGCGGCGGCCTTCGGTATCGATCACGTCATGATCGCTGTAGATGATCGCCGCGCCCGGCTCCGCAAAAGCCGCAGCCGCGGCCTCAGCCAAAGCGTTCTCCGACAAGAGGTCATCGTGGTCTAGTAATGCGGTAAATTCGCCGTTCACGAGGCCGAGTGCCGAATTCGATGCTGCGGAGATGTTGCCGTTCGCCTCACGAAACACAGCCTCGATGCGCCCGTCATTCTCGGAAAATGAACGCAGCAGCGGCCTTATGTGTTCGGCCGTTGAAGCGTCGTCGGCGATGCAAAGCTGCCATTTCGGGTACGTTTGCGCGAGCACCGACCCGATCGCCTCGCTGAGCAGCCGCTCGGGCGTGTTGTATGTCGGCATCAGCACCGATACGGACGGAAACTCGTCAACCTTTGCGGGCAATGCTGTCTGCGTCGCCGGCTCGCATTCGGCGATCCATTGCCGATACTGCTTATCGGTGTTGCGCCCGCGAAGCCTCCGCAGGACCTTGCTTGCAGCGACGGCAAAGCCGTCACGCCGCATCGTCTCAAGCACCTGCCGGAAATGTATCGATAGCCGCATTGTTTATTTTCGGATCGTATCGAGCAAAGCGCTCTGCCCGCCGCGCGAGAACTCGTAATAGCGGCCGCTGTAAAGCTCGGCAAGCACCGGAGCGATGCGGGCGATACGCAGCTTAGGATAGTTCATTCGTGTCTGAAGATGGGCGATCTCGAGGCTGATACGCAGCCGCGCGGCTTCGAGCATCGAGGCAAGCCGCCGGCGATCCGGCACAAGCTCCGGCATCGGCGCCGCAGCACGCATTGCCGCGAGCCGTGCCTCGTCAAAAAGCTCGGCGAACTGATCGAATCGCTCATTTGCACGCAGGCGCTCTTCGACGATGCGTCGGTGCTGATCGGCACGCGAAGCGTCCCTTTGCCCGTGGCCGACACCCAACTGCTGGGCGTCGTGCTGTCGATAAAGTATCAACTGCTCATCGACCGCCGCGACGCGCGATGTAAGCGATGCGATGAGCGAGATCCAGCCGTCGTGGATCATACCGGTGAGTTTCGGTATCGGCAGAGCCGCACTCACGAGCGAACGTCTGAAAGCCATCGTCGCACCCGTTACGACATTGTAATAGAGCAGCACTTCGGCCGCGCGGCCCTCGGCGAACATCTTCCGGTCGTAAGCACGGAACGTCCAACGCCAAAGCGGCAGGCCGAGCGGCCGAAGTTCCGCATCCACGACCTTTGCATTGCTGAACGCCATCCCGACTTGCGGATCGTCGAATCCACGCATCATCCGCTCGACCTTGTGCGGCAGCCACACATCATCCTGATCGGCGAGGAAGATGATGTCGCCGCTGCATTTTGCGATAGCGCGTTCGAAATTCTTATCCGATCCGATGTTCTGCTCGCCTCTTACGATGTGAACTTCTGCCGCCGCAGTGGCGGCGAACCGCTCGGCTGTTTCCAATGTGCCGTCGGTCGAGGCATCGTCGCTGATGACGATCTCGTCGGGGCGGCGTGTCTGTGCCGCGATACTGTCAAGCTGCTCCTGCAGGTAACGCGAGCCGTTATACGTGCAGAGGGCGACGGAGATCTTCATAAGCCGGGCATTGCGCATGTTGCGCTTTCGTTGGCAAGATTTTAGCATCATTGCGGCGATGTCGAAGCCAGAGGGCTTCCGCGCCTGTGCCGCTTTGCCTTATGCCGCGTATCGATGTGCTGATGTCAACCTTTAACGGAGCTGCGTTCCTGCCGCCGCAGATCGACTCGATCATTGCACAGGAACACGCGGACTGGCGGCTTTTGATACGCGATGACGGCTCGTCGGATGCCACGCTCAATATCATCAAGGCCTACGCCGAACGCGACGCCCGAATCGAACTGCTGACCGGCGACAGCGGCAACCTTGGCGCCTTCGCGAGCTTTATGCGGCTGGTTGAAGCCTCGGACGCACCGTACTTTGCTTTCTGCGATCAAGATGATGTCTGGTCGCCGCAGAAATTATCACTGCTTCTCGAAAAAATGATCCGTTCCGAGACTCAGTACGGTGCAGATACGCCGCTTGTCGTCTTTAGCGATATGTCGGTGGTCGATGAGAATTTGGTTCTGCTGGACGCCTCTTTTCGCCATTTTTCGCAGTTCGATCCGTTCATAAGCCGAGATTGGCGGCGGCTTCTTGCCCAGAATGTCGTCCTCGGCTGCAGCATGCTCGCGAACGCGGCCGCACGCCGCGCCGCTCTTCCCTACAAGCTACGCGATATGCCGCACGACCAATGGGTCGCGGTGAATGCAGCACGTTCGGGCCGCATCGAATTTATAGATGAGGCGACGGTCAGCTATCGTCAGCACGGCCGTAACTACGCGGGAGCAAAGAAGTTCGGGCTGCTCTACGCAATATCGAGGCTGCCGCACTTCATCATTACGATCGGCGAATATCGGCGGGCGGCGGCACATTTCGGCGATGTTACGACGCTGCAGTTGACTGCAAGCAAATTCCGAACGAACGTCCGCCGCTTTGACAAAAAGGAGGCGTTCCGCGAATGAACGCCAAAAAGACACGCATCATCAGCCTCAACGTCGATGTTATTACGCTCGCCGGCGCTCTCGAACGCATCACGGAGTTTTGCAGAAAAGGCAGCGGCGGTTTTGTTTGTCTCGCAAATGTGCACATGGTGATGGAGGCGTATGACGACGCATCGTTCGCAGATGCCGTCAATGCTGCCGATCTCGTCCTGCCTGACGGTATGCCGCTAAAATGGATGCAGCGGCTTTCTGCCGAACGCACCGCCGCACGCATCCGCGGCAGCGATCTTATGAACGCTTTGCTTGCCCTCGCCGAACAAAGAGGCCTTACCGTCGGTTTTTACGGCAGCGAACCTTCGGTTATCGAAGCCATCGAGCGCCGCCTTGCGGTCGAGTTTCCGGCTTTGAAGGTCGCATATTCATATTCGCCGCCGTTTCGCCCGCTCACAGCAAACGAAGATACCGACATTATTGCGGCGATCGGCCGGAACGCTCCGGACATACTCTTTGTCGGCCTTGGCTGCCCAAAACAGGAGCGTTGGATGCACGGTCATCGGCCGCATCTGAAAGCCGTGATGCTCGGCGTCGGTGCGGCGTTCGATATCTTTGCCGGAAAGCAAAGCGAAGCTCCGCGTTGGATCAGCCGCATCGGCCTCGAGTGGCTCTATCGACTCCTGCTGGAGCCGAAGCGGCTTTGGCGCCGTTATTTATTGCTGAATCCGCGATTCGCGGCTCTTGCCGCGATGCAGCTTGCGCGGCGAAATGTAAGGCCCAAGGACGCCGCATAGCCGTGTTGCCCTTCTGCCTTAAAAACCGGATAATACTTGCTTCGGCCCGCGATTCGCATTATGAAGTTCCTTTCTGACATTCGGCTCTTACTGCTCGGCGTTTGGCTTGGCAGTGCGGTCTTCTTTATCGGCGTTGCTCAAACGGCTTTTGCTCTCGTCGCTGACCGCGGGCTTGCCGGTGCGGTCGTCGGGCGCAGCCTTTCGATCCTTAATTACGGCGGGCTTATCATCGCCGTTCTTTTGATATTGACATCCCTGATGATACGCAATGCAAGTGCGTTCTGGCTTTGGACAGAACGTTTGCTTCTGCTTATCGTCGGTGCGGCGTGCGCCGTCGGCGAATTCGTGATCGGGCTTTGGATGTCGTCGATACGCTCGCAATTCGGCGGCTCGATCGATCAGGCGGCCGCTGACGACCCGCTGAAGATCCGCTTCGATCAACTGCATCATTGGTCGGAATGGGTGCTCACCGCCGCGATGATCGCTGCGTTCATCGCATTCTTTATCATTGCGAACCGCAAATTCACGACACCGAAGGCCGCAACCAATATTTACGATTTTGAAAAAGAGTTTAAGATATGACCATGGAATTGATCGAGAACCGCGACACATTCAATAAAAGATTTGCCGCTTGGAAGCCCAATGATGACCTCGCAGGGCTGCCTTACGCCGAGAACGTCCACTCGATGCTGACGCCTTTCCTGCGTTCGCTGCCGATGCTGAACCTCGCGCTTATCTCATCGGCCGGCGGTTATATCACAGGAACCGAAGCCTTCGATCTGTCGGCAAAGGACGGCGACATAAGCTACCGCGAGATCCCCGTCGAGGTCGAGGCCGGCGACATCTCATACGCCGCAAAGGGCTACGACACAAAGGATGTGCTTGCCGACCGCAACTCCCTGATCCCGATCGACCGCCTGCAGGAATACGCTGCGAACGGCGTCATCGGCAGCCTCAATGGCGTCTGGTGGTCGGTTAGCAGCCGCATCCCGAATGCCGTTCGTGTTGCCGATGAGCTTGCACCCGCAATAGCCGGACGCCTTGCTCATTACAACTGCCAGGCGGCGCTGCTCATTCCCGCATCGCGCCTCTGCCACCAAACGCTCGGCATCGTCGCCCGTGCGGTCGAAGATGCCGGCATCCCGACGGTTTGCGTATCGGTAGATCGCCCGATGACCGACCATGTGCGGCCGCCGCGTGTCGTCTATTACAAAGGCTCCTTCGGCTCCGTCGCGGGCAAGCCGAACTTCAGCGAGTATCAGCGACGCATCCTCGATGAATCGCTGCGTTCGGCTGAGACCTTTGATCAGCCCGGCTCGCGCAAACTCGTCGTCGATCTCGAAACACAGACCGAGACCGCACGCGGCGAACGATGAACTTATCTGCAAGCTACGCTTTCGGATGCGCCTTGTCGTAAACGTCGATCATCTTTTCGATCGAAACCTGTGTATAGATCTGTGTGCTCGACAGACGCGCGTGGCCGAGCAGTTCCTGTATATCCCGCAGGTCGGCTCCGTTGTCGAGAAGATGCGTGGCAAAGGTATGGCGCAAGCTGTGCGGCGAAATGTTGTGAATATCAGCGAACATCTTGATATATTTATCGACCATTCGCCCGACGCTCCGCGTCGTCAACCGCCCGCCGCGGCGGTGCAGAAAGACGGCATCGAGGTCGCGTTCCGCTTCGGGGCAAGCATTCAGAAAGGTCGCACGCGTTTCCTGCAAATAATTTAACAGAGCCTCCGCCGCCGGCTCGCCGAATGGCACTATCCGTTCCTTTCGCCGTTTTCCCATCACGCGCACCATACGCTCGCGCAAGTCGATGTCCTGCAGGTCGATCCCGACAAGTTCGCCGACACGAATGCCCGTCGCGTACAGGAATTCGAGTATCGCGCGGTCGCGCCGCCCGAGGTCGGTGTTGATATTCGGCATCTCGATGAAACGCACGGCATCTTCCATCGATAGCAGTGTCGGAAGCTTCCGCTCGATCTTTGGCGTGGCGACCAATTTTGCCGGGTTCCGTTCGGCTCTGCCCTCCTGCATCAAAAATGCAAAAAAAGTTCGCAGGCTTGAGAGCTTTCGTGCAACGGTCGTTTTCTTATGGCCGTTGTGAAGTTCAGCGATCCATTCGCGTATCGTCAAATTGTCGATCTGCCCGATCGCGATGTCGCTACGCTTCTCGATCCTAAAGAGGAATTCGGCGAATTGTTCAAGGTCGGATTCGTAGTTCCGGAGCGTATGCGGACTGACGTCACGCACGTATTTGAGATGCTGCAGAAAATCTTTTCTTTCTTCGGTGAATATCACGGCCGCTTTGGGACATAGTAGCCTTTTCGCGTTCGAACCGTAAGGCCGCTGCGGCCGTTTACCTTTACCGTGATCTCACGAAAGGCTCCCGCTTCAGCCGCCGTATCATCGGGATAGTATGCGAGAATGTACTGCTGCGAAAGGCTCGCCGAGATGTCGTCGAAAGCCTCGTTCATCTCACGTTCATCGATCGGCGAAAAGACCGCTCCGCCCGTCTGCTCTGCGATCTCGATCATCCGCCGCTCAGCCGTGAGCGAGCGAATGTTGGCATTTCCCTCACGGCTGCCTGTGCGTTTGAAGTTCTCAAAGTCCTTTGTTTTCACCACATACACTTGACAGTTCGTTTGTTGAAGCGTCTTTACGACGCCTTCGAGCGTCGTGCTCAGCTCGCTGTAAGTGTCCTCACCATCCGAGACTATCACTATCACACGGCGGCCCGAATAGGCCTTCAAATACTCCGCAGCCTCGATGATGCCGTCAAGCAATGCGGTTGCACCCGCAGGCGGCGGGAAGGCGTTTATCGCATGCGTAAGCAGCGTTGTATTCGCCGTCAAAGGCTGTGAAAGGCGCGTGTAGTCGGCAACCGAAAAAAGTGCCGCTTGGTCGATCTCGGGGCGAAGCACACGCGTAAAGAATCGTACGGCCGCGTCGCGTTCGAAATCACGCGCGGCGAGTATGCTTGACGAATTATCATACAGCATCGCAAGCCGTATCGGCGAGCGGCTGCGGAAGACCTCGTCGATCTCGACCGCCTTGCCGTCAACACGCACTTCAAGATCACTTTTCTTCAGCGTCGTAACCGCGCGGCCTCTGCTGTCAAAGACCGAAACAGGTATCGGAACAAGCATCGAGCTTACGCGCACCACCTCGTCCGTCTGCTTCGGTTCCGGTGTCGGTTTTGGTGTCGGCTCGGCGCCGGTTCGGGTCGGCCTGTAGCCTGTCGAAATGCTCGGTTCGGGCGTCGGCGTCGCCTCGGGTTTTATCCGCCCCGACTGTGCCGCAGCACCGATGGCAAACAAAAGCACAATGACAGGCACGAATGGCCCGATCCCGGCTGAATTTTGCTGCAACTGAACAGGCATCCGGAAGTTTGATGCAATTTAACGGCTAAATGAAAAAGAGTTTTACGCCCGCGAGCAGGAGAACCACCGCGAGCACACGCCGAAGCGTGATCGAATCGAACTTCTTTGCCCCCAGCGTCGATCCGACGATGCCGCCGCAAACCGCTGCAATGATCCAGAACCAAACACCCGACGGAAGCTGAAAAATATTCGTGCCTTTTCCCATCAGATAATTTCCGAGCAGCCCCGCAAATGAATTGACGAGTATGAACAAGACCGAAACTGCGGCCGCGGTCTTCGTTTCGGCCCAATGCGCGAGCATCAGCACCGGCGTCAGAAAAATGCCGCCGCCGACGCCGACCATCCCCGACAAAAGGCCGATCGCAGCACCTATTACAAGCCCGACTGGAACGGGCGGCTCTTTCGCATCGTTGTCATCACTTGCGAACTTGACCGCAAGCCGCAACGCCGCAAGGCAAAGCACGACGCCGAGCACTATCTTATAAATGTGTGTCGGCAGCTGCACAATACCGCCGTAAAACGCGAAAGGTATCGACGTGGCCGCGAACGGCCAGAATGTTCTCCATCTGAAATGACCCGCACGCCAGAATTGATATGTGCCGATAGACGCCACAAAGAGGTTCAACACAAGCGCCGTCGGCCTTGTGATCTCGGGCGCGACGGACATGAACGCCATCACTGCCAGGTAGCCCGACGCTCCGCCGTGCCCGACCGAGGAATACATAACGGCCACGATAAAGACCGCTATCAGGACGATCACTAGTTGTTCCATAAATTCGATATAAAGCGGTCCCAATCCGCAAGTGCATTTTCTACCTGTATAATGTGCCGCTCGCGCTTGTTGCGGTGCTTTTTGCGAAGCTCTGCGGCAAGCGGTTCGAGCAGCCCGAAGGTTATATTGACGGGCTGGAAGTTCTTTGTCTCAACGTTCGACACATAGCGGCATAAAGCTCCGATGGCCGAGGCGGCCGGTGCGGTCAGATACCTGCTGCCGCGCAGTGCCCGTACCGCATTCTGCCCGGCAAGCCAGCCCGTCGCGACCGACTCCACATAGCCTTCGACACCGGTGATCTGCCCTGCAAAGAAAAGCCGCGGATCGCTCCGCGTTGCAAGCGTTTCATCGAGTATCTTCGGGCTGTTGATGAAGGTATTGCGGTGTATCTGCCCGAACTGAAGGAATTCGGCGTTCCCGAGGCCGGGAATAAGCTTCAGAACACGTTCCTGCTCGCCATATCGCAAGTGATTCTGAAAGCCGACCATTCCGTAGGCATCCGCCATCAAGTTCTCCTGCCGGAGCTGTACGCACGCGTAAGGCTCAGCACCTGTTCGCGGATCTGCAAGGCCCTTAGGCTTCATCGGCCCGAAACGTAGCGTATCGACCCCGCGGCGTGCGATCTCTTCGATCGGCAAACAGCTCTCGAACCAATGCGTCTCTTCAAAACGCTTTAGCGGTACCGAGCGCGCACTTGTCAGGGCGTCATAAAACGCAGCATATTCGTCAGCCGACATCGGGCAGTTTATGTAATCATCACCGCCCTTGCCGTAACGCGCCGCCTTGAACGCCACCGCCATATCGATCGAGTCTGCCGCAACGATCGGAGCTATCGCGTCATAAAAATAAAGCTGA from Chloracidobacterium sp. includes these protein-coding regions:
- a CDS encoding sulfite exporter TauE/SafE family protein, which codes for MEQLVIVLIAVFIVAVMYSSVGHGGASGYLAVMAFMSVAPEITRPTALVLNLFVASIGTYQFWRAGHFRWRTFWPFAATSIPFAFYGGIVQLPTHIYKIVLGVVLCLAALRLAVKFASDDNDAKEPPVPVGLVIGAAIGLLSGMVGVGGGIFLTPVLMLAHWAETKTAAAVSVLFILVNSFAGLLGNYLMGKGTNIFQLPSGVWFWIIAAVCGGIVGSTLGAKKFDSITLRRVLAVVLLLAGVKLFFI
- the trmFO gene encoding methylenetetrahydrofolate--tRNA-(uracil(54)-C(5))-methyltransferase (FADH(2)-oxidizing) TrmFO, with amino-acid sequence MGTVKVIGGGLAGVEAAWQAAEAGADVRLFEMRPLQQTPAHRSDKLAEIVCSNSLKSDEPGTAPYLLKEELRRGRSLVMEAAAATRVPAGAALSVDRIRFAEYITDKIEAHPRIEVVREEVTSLGEGAAETPTIIATGPLTSDALTADIMRRTGDDQLYFYDAIAPIVAADSIDMAVAFKAARYGKGGDDYINCPMSADEYAAFYDALTSARSVPLKRFEETHWFESCLPIEEIARRGVDTLRFGPMKPKGLADPRTGAEPYACVQLRQENLMADAYGMVGFQNHLRYGEQERVLKLIPGLGNAEFLQFGQIHRNTFINSPKILDETLATRSDPRLFFAGQITGVEGYVESVATGWLAGQNAVRALRGSRYLTAPAASAIGALCRYVSNVETKNFQPVNITFGLLEPLAAELRKKHRNKRERHIIQVENALADWDRFISNLWNN